A genomic segment from Nicotiana tabacum cultivar K326 chromosome 9, ASM71507v2, whole genome shotgun sequence encodes:
- the LOC107790577 gene encoding transcription factor bHLH111-like, with the protein MSLLDGASTLISSKSRFDHNQLANDDDDYFHPYSNLLLGRQIHINYTDNINAMEPSSHQYWRQGENGHQEVKLPRHHCGILPQVDNSCADDINSRSFPDFNVSFGSYLSKPLVDTFNDFKPSLKTLNLAQHKKQGLQPSLTKSRGTKSICSTLTRNGRAQEIQSEGKKRRSEDNSDTNSKRQKIESSAVSSPKVQVPKVKLAEKITALQQIVSPFGKTDTASVLWETINYVRFLQEQIQLLSHAYMKSNTCKERWGGFDRKDVDLRSRGLCLVPISCTPQIYRESNNGSDYLIPSYRGCLYR; encoded by the exons ATGAGTTTATTGGATGGAGCATCAACCTTAATCTCCTCTAAATCTCGTTTTGACCATAATCAACTGGCTAATGATGATGATGACTACTTTCATCCCTACAGTAATCTTCTTCTTGGAAGGCAAATTCATATTAATTATACAGATAATATTAATGCTATGGAACCTAGTTCACATCAATACTGGAGACAAGGAGAAAATGGACATCAAGAAGTGAAATTGCCCAGACATCACTGTGGAATACTGCCACAAgtggataactcatgtgctgaTGATATTAATTCAAGAAGCTTTCCTGATTTTAATGTATCTTTTGGTAGCTATTTAAGCAAGCCATTGGTGGATACTTTCAACGACTTTAAGCCAAGTCTGAAAACGTTGAATTTAGCACAACATAAAAAGCAAGGCCTCCAACCATCTCTT ACCAAGTCTCGGGGTACAAAATCAATATGCAGCACGTTGACAAGAAACGGAAGAGCACAAGAAATTCAAAGTGAAGGAAAAAAGAGGAGATCAGAAGATAATTCAGACACAAACTCTAAAAGGCAAAAGATTGAAAGTTCGGCAGTTTCCTCTCCAAAG GTACAAGTCCCAAAAGTGAAGCTTGCAGAAAAAATCACAGCTCTCCAACAAATTGTGTCACCATTTGGAAAG ACTGATACGGCATCCGTTCTGTGGGAAACAATCAACTATGTTAGATTCTTACAAGAGCAAATACAG CTACTGAGCCATGCCTACATGAAGAGCAATACCTGCAAG GAACGCTGGGGAGGATTTGACAGAAAAGACGTTGATCTGAGGAGTAGAGGTCTTTGTTTAGTACCAATTTCATGTACCCCTCAAATTTATCGTGAGAGTAACAATGGATCTGACTATTTGATCCCATCATATAGAGGATGCTTGTATAGataa